DNA from Oncorhynchus masou masou isolate Uvic2021 chromosome 5, UVic_Omas_1.1, whole genome shotgun sequence:
agaggagaggctcttcttctcctcctccctcttgtaCAGGTGGAACGGctcgtttcaatcggtgacgtcacttgctctgacaCCGTTCTTCATGTGTCCAGTCAGTGGAATCCcactcactgtgttctactggCATGCACACATTCCTACCCTGTTCATGTCAGCATcattaatcccccccccccccgcaattGGACACAACCCTCTTTGACatgtcctccacacacacacacacatggatttgCTTCTTTCACTGACAGGGTGGgtggctcttaaaagagcctttgggTTACTACAGCACTCCAAATGCGCTGTTTACTTGGAGCTGGTGTACTTGGTCACGGCCTTGGTGCCCTCGGACACTGCGTGCTTGGCCAGCTCCCCGGGGAGCAGCAGCCGCACTGCGGTCTGGATCTCCCTGGAGGTGATGGTGGAACGCTTGTTGTAGTGGGCCAGGCGAGACGACTCTCCGGCGATACGCTCGAAGATGTCGTTCACGAACGAGTTCATGATTCCCATGGCCTTGGAGGAGATGCCGGTATCGGGGTGGACCTGCTTCAGGACTTTGTACACGTAAATGGCGTAGCTCTCCTTCCTAGACTTTCGGCGCTTCTTGCCGCCTTTCCCTGCGGTCTTGGTGACGGCTTTCTTGGAGCCCTTCTTGGGCGCGGACTTTGCTGGCTCGGGCATGATGCTGATGTCTCGTTGCTTCTCACAAACGAATGAGGGGGTGGAGAGCCCTTTCCCTCTTATGAAGACGACGCTAAGCTAATTCGCCGGCCGTGGACACACCCCTGCTTTCTCATAGGCGCCCCTGCCATTTGCCCAGTGGAGCTGAGCGCGCATAAGAGCCTTCCACTCAGAGGCTTGCTTCCCTAACAAAGACCTGTCCCCCTTATCCCATAGCCTATGCTCTGTCACTGGTGGGGAATGGTGTGTTTCAAAAAAAGTCCTACAATGGCCAGACGTGAGACT
Protein-coding regions in this window:
- the LOC135539499 gene encoding histone H2B, which translates into the protein MPEPAKSAPKKGSKKAVTKTAGKGGKKRRKSRKESYAIYVYKVLKQVHPDTGISSKAMGIMNSFVNDIFERIAGESSRLAHYNKRSTITSREIQTAVRLLLPGELAKHAVSEGTKAVTKYTSSK